CTTTGACCGAGGCTGCTTTACAACAGGAGTTAAGCATTAGTGAGCAAGGCTTGAATGAATAACCTTGATTGTGTTGCCCGTCCTCATCACGGCAAGCCGGAACAGGCTCCGTTCCGGATGCTGTCCTGGGCTCTGGAGGCGTGCCTGCCCTGCCGAGCGTCGCCTGCACAGCGGCTCCTTCTTGTCCCAAGCGAAAGAGCATTTTCTGCCACCACAGACACTGCATCGCTGTGCCCAGCATGTATTAAAACAACCAGACATTTCTGTCAGCTCTGGTCGATCTGTTGGGCGCCGAATACCGGCGGTGCCACACGGCAGAGAGCGGGCAGCGGCTCTGCACCTCCCCAGGCTGTGCTCGTAAGGAGCCGAACAGCTTTGTGGCTGCTGCTTGGTGTAAGAGCACAAGCACCTGACCGCAGCAGGGGCTTCTCCTGCCGGCTCTCTTCCCTCGCTGTGCAGCAGAAGTCCCTTGAGGTTGGTTCAGCCGCTTTTCAACTTGCCTTAAATGCTGCTCTATTGCATAGTGCCAGTAGGTTTGTGTAAAAAGTCCTGAAACTCGGGATCATGTTGTTGAGCACAGGCTGTGCTGGAACTCATTTTTCACCCGGCACAGTGGACTCCTGCGCAGCCGTGCGCAATCGCTGCGGCAGCCTCTTCTCGCTGCCGGCAGAGGTATCTGAACCAGAACATTCACACTGAAATAAGTGGGCCCGAGGAGGCGAGTCGCTGCCTCGGCAGGCCGTGGCGCGGTGGCTCTGCGTGCGTCCCAGGCTTCGCAGACCAGGACTGCACATCTGGGAGCACCGTGCATGTGGCGGGAGGAATCCACGGGCAGTCACTTGCTGGGCGAGGTCTCCCAGGCTCTGGTGGCTGCGCCGTCAGCCGCAGCCAGGCTGGGAAGTCTTCCGGCAGGATgtgctgcagttccagtcctGGGTGTTAGACCAGTCGGTGGGTTTCCCTGGTCTGCGTAGGCAGAGGTCGGGCTCATGGCTCCAAGTCCGTTAGTCCGGTTTGTGAAAGCCAGTTTACGAGTCTCGTTCGTTGTCCTTCTGCAGGCGAAGAAGCTGGTGGAGTCCCTTCCGCAGGAGATCAAGGCGAACGCCTCCAAGGAGGAAGCGGAGAAGATCAAGGCGGCgctggaggcagcaggagggacTGTGGTTCTGGAGTAGGCAGCCCTGTCTCGCCGCGGAGGGACTGGCGTGACGGCAGctctccccgctgctgcctgcccacgCGCCGGCCGCTGCCGGAGCCAGAGTCCGGACGTTTCCGAGTGCGCGACGTCCCCTCGTCATGCGGTGGGGACGCTCTCGAAGCGATCTGGCGCGACGACGCCGTCGGGTTTGGTGGCGCCGCTGTCGGCTTCCGTCGCCGCAATGAACTCTACCTTCATAAAcgtcctgaaaaacaaaaaagcaacgcCGTAAAATGCTTCATCTCTCCAAAATCAGCCCCAACCCCTGCCTCTGCCTGGTTGTCCCTTGGGTTCCACACGCGGACCCCGGTACCGGTGCGGACCCCCTGCTTCCGCTCTCCTCGAGCTTCCGCGTGGTTTGACCTCCCCGTTAATAACTCGCGGTTAATTATTAACGGGGAGAGGCGCCTGCCGCGGTCTCCGGGGCCGGTtgcggggttggaaccagactCCCGGAGCCGCGGGGTCCCCGTTGCTGGTATCGAGGGGGCGTGTCCTGCGAGAGGGGGCGTGGTTCCGTCCGGGGGGGCGTGGCCTCGCCCAGAGCGGCGCCGATGGCGGAGCGGCGCGTGTCGCGCTGGTACTTCGGCGGTCTCGCCTCGTGCGGGGCCGCCTGCTGCACCCACCCGCTCGATCTGCTGAAGGTGACCGGGACGGGGGGCTGGAGGGCGGCTGCGGGGACCGGCTCTGAGGGGCCGGTTCtgaggggccggggggcggctctGAGGGGACAGGGAGCGGCTGTGGGGGGACGGATCTGCAGGGCCGgctgcgaggggccggggggcggctggCTGTGGGGCCGGCTCTGAGGCACCGGGGACCGGCTGTGAGGGGCCGGTTCTGAAGGGGCCGGTTCTGAGGGGCCGGGGACCGGTTCTGAGGGGACTGATCTTCAGGGCCGGCTGTGAGGGGCCGGGAAGCCGCTCTGAAGCGCCGGGGACCAGCTgtgaggggctggggagcggctgTGGGGCCGGCTCTGAGGGGACGGTTCTGAAGGGCCCGGCTCTGAGGGGCCGGGGAGCGTCTCTGAGGGACTGTGGGGCCGGCTCTGAGGGGACggagctgcagggccggctgTGAGGGGCCGGGAACCGGCTatgaggggctggggagcagctgtggGGTCGGCTGTGAGGGGAGCGATCCGAAGGGCCGGCTTTGAGGGGCCAGGAAGCCCcgctgaggggctggggagcggctgTGGGGGTCTGGGGAGCGGCTGTGAGGGGAGGGATCCGAAGGGCCGGCtctgaggggctggggagcggctgTGGGGCCGGCTGTGAGGCACCGGGAACCGGATCTGCAGGGCCGGCTCTGAGGCGCCGGGCAGCCGCtgtggggggctggggagcggctgcggggggctgcggagcgGCCGTGGGGCCGGCTGTGAGGCACTGGCGCCCGGCTGCGGAGGGACCGGCGCTGAGGAGACGGAGaacggcggcgggaggggcgttGAGGGGACGAATGGCTgcgggggggccgggagcggctgcggggggcggcTCTGAGGGGCCGGGAGCGGCCGTGGGGGGACCGAGGCTGCGAGGCCGCGGCCCTGGGCCCGGGGAGGAGGCTGGCGGCTGCGGGGCCTggcggctgcggggcccggcggggggagacagggccgggggggccgcggggacAGCGCTGAGGGGCCTAGCCCAGGGGCGGGGTCAGGTGTGGGGAGGGACACGGCTCGGGGCTGAGGGCTCTGGGGGGGCCCCCGGGGCGTGGGGGGctcccgggggtggggggctccggaggggggggggggccgtggaGGCCAGCCCTGCCTAGGCGCCTGCGTGCGGCACGGTGGTGGCTCCGGGGCCCGTGGTGTTGGACACGGGCCCACTGGGCCCTGTGTCCTCGGGCCAAGATGTCACCTAGGCGCCGCGGGCGGCCTGGCATCCCCGCTCCTGCACAAAGAGCGCCGCGCGCAGCCCCGCGCTGCCAGCACCCACGGACGGGGCGAACGCCAGCGCTGCCTGGAGCCTTGTGCGCCGGCCAAGCAGTGACGAGCCTGGCAGCCGGGCCGGCTGTGGCGGGGGAGCGGGAGAGCGAGCCCGGGCCAGGCCCTGCCGTGCCGTGCCCGGGGCCTGCCCGTGGGTGAGACTCGGGACaggcagccccttcccaccccaccgcATGGAGAGAGGAGAAGCTGCACCGGGCACAGGCGCAGGAGAGGAGCCAGCGCTGGCAGGGAGATGCCACGGCCCCAGTGCTCGGCCGGTGCCCAGCAGGCCGCGTCTGCCCAGCGGAGGTGGCTGGCAGCCCGTGGGAGCTCGTGTGGGATGCCCTGGCAAGGTGCTAAGAAGGGGAATTAGTCTGGCACATGCCTCTAGGCCTGTCTCTGTCTCTGCGCCAGCATGACGGGTGTGACTTTCAGGCTGTGTCCCCACGCACTGTCCCGTGCGGGTGCATAGCCCCCGCATGCCCTGCAGCCGTGAGCAGCCCAGGCCAGCCGGCTGTATTTGCTAGAGGGTTCATGCCTGAATATTGGAACGCGGACGTGCCTTTGGCCCAGAGCTCCCCTGCAGTGGGGGCTGGTGCCAGGCGTAGGGAAGGACGAGAGGCGGGGGGCCAAGGGCACTTCACCAACCTCTGGACCTTGGCCCCGGTGGGAGGCCGCAGCCAGCCTGGCCAGAGGGTGCTCACACAGCTGCCGACCCCCCACGCCGGAGCTGCATGGCCACTGGCTGTCCACGGGCCACCTGCCCTGCGGCAGTGCCCACAGCGCtggccagccccgctgctgcccgcctgcctgcccgctccctctgccccagctgcccggcagctgctcaCCCGGCTCCCCGGCACGCCCTGAGCTCCGGTCCCCAACGTCTGAAATCCGCCCACCGGGGTCAAAGGCAGGCCCCTTCCTTGCAccctggctgctgccctgcacgGGACACAGAGCCTGTTCCCAGCGTCCTGCTGCGTATCCCACGCCCTGGCCCTGCCGGGGCTTCTGTAACGGGAGCCAGGCCTGGTCCCCTGCCAGCGGCCCTTTGCTCTCTTCAGTTTTATCTGCCAGGGTCTTTGACCCACACGTGATCTTCACCGTGTGGGGTCCGGTGGGTGCGCTCGGAACATGCTCCGGCACTGGCCAACGCGGCTGCCGTGTCCCAGCCAGCCCGTGCAGCCCCACTGCCGCTTCCTCTGGTGATGGTGGGCAGCACTGGGCTGCTGCGGGTGGGAGGGGAGCGCCCAGGCTGTGcctggccatggcagggagcGGTTCGGAGCTGGTGAGCGGGGCTGCAGGGTTGTCTTCCTGCCTCTGCGATTcctgtggctggggagcaggggaagtTCCTCCTGCAGGCCTGTGGCCTTGCGTGGCAAGGCTTCAGGGCAGCAGGAGGTCGTGAATTCACCAGCCCTGTCATCGTCCCTCCAAGCAAGCCTGTGCTGGTTGCTCGCTCGCTCATGTGCTTCTGGATCCTCCCCACTCCGGCGTGGCCTGGGGCCTTTCCTGGAGGAGCAGGCGCTGCCACTTCATCTTGGGGCGTGCTGCTGAGGCCACCGAGCTGGGCAGGCGCCTGGGAGGGACGGTGAGCTGGTGCCCCGcactgcccctgctcctgccagcctcCACCGCCCTGGTACTGCGCCCGTTTCCCGGTATGGCTTAGGTGTGGGCAgccgggagctgcctgcagggaagCTCCTGCGTGAGCTGACGAGTGGCTCTGACAAGCACTGGGAGCGGCCATCCCCGCGCTGCTGCCCTGCGCTCTCCGGGGTGGGGGGCTCCGCCGCGCCAGGCCGCTGCTCTGACGCTGCCGGACTCTGCCCCAGGTCCACCTGCAGACGCAGCAGGAGGTGAAGATGCGGATGACGGGGATGGCGATGCGTGTGATCCGCACCGACGGCTTCCTGGCTCTCTACAACGGGCTGAGCGCCTCGCTGTGCCGGCAGGTGAGCGCTGCCAGCCCGCGGGGCCAGCATGGGGGTCTTGCGGCGCTGCCCCCCGCCTCTGgccgctgggctggggctggctggctgcccgGAGCCGCGGGGGACAGGCGCGCAGCGGGACACAGCGGCTCCTCTCCCGCTCCAGATGACGTACTCCTTGACCCGCTTTGCCATCTACGAGACCGCGAGGGACCGCTTGGGCCAGGGCAGCCAGGGGCCTCCCCCCTTCTACCAGAAAGTGCTGCTGGGCGCAGTGGGAGGTGAGCGAGGGTCCCTCAGCCCCGGGCTCCCTCGGGCTGGAGGAGCCCCCTGACCCCAGCTCTGCTTTGGCCGCAGGTTTCACCGGCGGGTTCGTGGGCACCCCGGCAGACATGGTGAACGTCAGGTCAGttggtgctggggggggctgggggctggcgtgCGGCGCCAGGGGCGCGGTGGGGCCCTGCCCGTGCTTCCGTTGTCCCTCCGGACCCGCTGCCCCGCGGTCAGCGGCCCTGCGCCCCAGGGCCCCGGGCTGCTCCGCCACTCGGTGCGatggcccccggccccggcgtgGCCCCCGGTTTGGGGCTGGACGCGGCTCTGCGGCCCTTCGCAGACAGGCGATGCCGCTGGGcgcagggcagccctgggccccggggctgggggggcagcggggcagcggccCCCTCCTCACCCCGCGGTGCTCTGCCCTGCAGGATGCAGAACGACGTGAAGCAGCCGCCCGCCCTGCGGCGAAAGtgagtgcggggccggggggagcgggggtccctggggggatcgggcgggggccggggggagcggggggagcgggcggggccgggggtcccggggggagcggggcggggggcggggggccgtgcGGCCGCGGGAGGGCAGCACCGCGCCGGGgtcgggagcggggccgggagcggggcggtggcgggAGCTGCGGGTGCCCGCTGGGGGCCGCGGTGCTGCCGCGGTGCGCGGGAGCCTCGGACCCTGACACCCTCCCGTCTCGCTCCCCGCAGCTACTCCCATGCCCTGGACGGCATGTATCGCGTCCTCCGGGAAGGTGAGGCTGTGCCAGCCCGGGTGGGGGGGGCCTGCCCGCCGTGACCTCCCGGAcgccgggcgggagcggcccggggggctcagccggggcagggaggggggatggGGGGTAGCCGCGGTGCCCGTGGGGCCGGGTGAGCTGAGGGTTGCCAGGGCCCAGCATCTCTGGCTGGGGCACGGGCCGGGCAGTGCCTGGCAGCCTGCCTGCGGGCTGGCGGAGAGGAGAACCTGCTGGGAGCCGCTATAAAAAGCACAGGAGGGTGGAgcaggtggggaggggggtgaacggcagcaggaggaggtagGGCTGTTCCGAAGGATTTCCTGTGGCCTGTTGGCTGTTGCATGTTTTAAGCGGTGTAGCGTGAGGACTCTGGGACGCAGACTGGGCAGGGAAGGAGGCTCCCCGGGGGGGGGAAAGGAGTGTGAGCAATGTCCCAGGACTGTGCTGATCCCGATCTGTCTGTCCACAGAGGGCTTGAAGAAACTCTTCTCAGGAGCTACGATGGCATCCAGCCGAGGGGCCCTAGTCACCATTGGGCAGGTAGGACAGCCCTGCTGGGCAGTGGGTGCCCAGGGTGGGGACAGGAGTAGTCGCTGGCACGGCATGGAGGGGGGATGTGTCACTAATATGCCATGTCTCCACAGCTCTCCTGTTATGACCAGGCCAAGCAGCTGGTTCTTACGACTGGGTTGCTGTCAGACAACGTCTTCACTCACTTTCTGGCCAGCTTCATCgctgtgagcagggctgggactggTTTTGCCCGCAGCTTGGCTCAGGACCCCAGGCTGGGGCTCCCAGAGCTGCCTCTCAGGATGCTGACGAAGCGGGGCCGGGCACAGAGGCTCCTGTGGGGCTCCCGGCCTGGGGTCGGGCTCAGGCCGGGCTCCGGGTCTGCCCAGTGACCATGGCAGTCGCTGGCAGCTGGGTCTCCTCCGTGAGCCGCAGCTGCTGACccctgctgcctctccccagggCGGATGCGCCACATTCCTGTGCCAGCCGCTGGACGTGCTGAAGACGCGCCTCATGAACTCCCAGGGCGAGTACCGGGTGAGTAGCCTGTGCTGCCTGCCTCGCTGCTGCCGGCCTCTGCCTCTGGCACCTCatctctccccctctcctgccAGGGCGTGACCCACTGTGCCATCGAAACTGCCAAGCTGGGACCCCTTGCCTTCTACAAGGTACCgagctggggctgcggggggtgGGCGCGTAGGCTGGAGCgtgggcggctgggccgggctgggCGCAGGGGGGAAGGTCCAGAACAGATCTGGGGCAGGAGCCTTTGGGGCTCTGCTGCCGGCAGCCTGTGTCAGGCCTTCGTCCGCCTGTCCCTGGCTTGGCCCTGGCCTGCTGCGAGCCTTGGCCTCTTCTGGGCTTGCCGCCTGGGTCCGGGCACCGCAGCAGCTGCCGCACTGCACCCGTTGGGCTCCCAAACGGGAATGCGGGTGTGGGCAGTGCTGCTCGGGCACTCGGACCTTACTGACCAGCAGACACTGCTCAGCTCTTGGGCCCTGCGTGCCCAGGCTTGGTGCAGTCACCCGTATGTTCAGTCTCACTCCTGGGAGGGCCCCTGAAAAGGGGTTTCACACCCGAGGTTTCTTCCAGATGCTGCCAGTCAGGCATCTTCCCTGTCTGCTCATCTTCCCCAGGCAGCGTGCCAGCCCCTTCTGAGCCAGGGGCTGTGGGATCTGACCCGGGCTCCTACCGAGATTCTGCCTACGTAGCGGTGATGCGGCACTGATGTGTTTGGGGGCAGAGGGGTTGGTGCATGATGCTGCGATCTGTGTGCACAGCGATGGCTGCGGTGCCGCCCTCACCGCTGTGGCACTCTGCCTGCCACCACGGCCCCGGCTCCTCGGAGCTCGCGCTGCATGCCCAGCCGGCCGCTCCCCCATGCTTGCACGCTGGTGCCGCTCCCCGCGGGTTGGGCTGCTGGGCACCCCGGGCCCCGGCGGGGAAGCCCAGGGCCAGGCACATGTTGATTCTCCCCATTTTCGCTGTCCCCTTCCAGGGCTTCGTTCCTGCTGCCATCCGGCTCGTTCCTCACACCGTCCTCACCTTTGTCTTCCTGGAACAGCTGCGCAAATATTTTGGGATCAAAGTGGTCGCCTGAGCAGGAGGGACGGGACCCTGCCTCGCCCCGGGGGGGTGAGCGTGCGGGTCACCGCTGAGATCCCAGAACCTCTCTCGCCTGTCTGGGGTCAGcgctgctccccctgcccctcgtCCCCACTGCCGTGCCTTGCCAGTGCCTGTGGCCAGCCCGTCCCAGACTCACTGGTCCTCTGTCACCCTGTTCTCAGCATCTCCGTTACCTCTGGGACCCTCTTGGGCCTCTTGCCCCCCTGCACTGTTGGTTTGGGGTTCTTCTTGCTGTGTTCCCACTGCCCACGAGTTCTGCCCTTGCCTCCCTCCGCCCTGTCCTGTGCGGGCCTCCGGGAGCGGAACACTGCTGTCCTGTGGGgcggggggcttggggggctggggggccagC
Above is a window of Opisthocomus hoazin isolate bOpiHoa1 chromosome 21, bOpiHoa1.hap1, whole genome shotgun sequence DNA encoding:
- the SLC25A10 gene encoding mitochondrial dicarboxylate carrier isoform X1, with product MAERRVSRWYFGGLASCGAACCTHPLDLLKVHLQTQQEVKMRMTGMAMRVIRTDGFLALYNGLSASLCRQMTYSLTRFAIYETARDRLGQGSQGPPPFYQKVLLGAVGGFTGGFVGTPADMVNVRMQNDVKQPPALRRNYSHALDGMYRVLREEGLKKLFSGATMASSRGALVTIGQLSCYDQAKQLVLTTGLLSDNVFTHFLASFIAGGCATFLCQPLDVLKTRLMNSQGEYRGVTHCAIETAKLGPLAFYKGFVPAAIRLVPHTVLTFVFLEQLRKYFGIKVVA
- the SLC25A10 gene encoding mitochondrial dicarboxylate carrier isoform X2, translated to MRMTGMAMRVIRTDGFLALYNGLSASLCRQMTYSLTRFAIYETARDRLGQGSQGPPPFYQKVLLGAVGGFTGGFVGTPADMVNVRMQNDVKQPPALRRNYSHALDGMYRVLREEGLKKLFSGATMASSRGALVTIGQLSCYDQAKQLVLTTGLLSDNVFTHFLASFIAGGCATFLCQPLDVLKTRLMNSQGEYRGVTHCAIETAKLGPLAFYKGFVPAAIRLVPHTVLTFVFLEQLRKYFGIKVVA